A window from Tenacibaculum singaporense encodes these proteins:
- the der gene encoding ribosome biogenesis GTPase Der: MSIIAIVGRPNVGKSTLFNRLVKRREAIVDSVSGVTRDRHYGKSEWNGKEFSVIDTGGYIVGSDDIFEGEIRKQVQLAIDEADIIVFVVDVEQGITPMDAEVAKILRQVEKPLFMAVNKVDNAMRDADAVEFYNLGLGDYYTISSINGSGTGELLDAIAEEIPEPEEDEEKQDELPRFAVVGRPNAGKSSFINALIGEDRNIVTNIAGTTRDSIDTKYNRFGFEFNLVDTAGIRKKSKVKEDLEFYSVMRAVRAVEHCDVAVLVIDATRGFEGQDEKIFWLAEKNRKGIVILVNKWDLVEKETNTMRDFEAKIRQAIAPFTDVPIVFISALTKQRIFKAIETAVEVFENRKRRIQTSKLNETMLEIMEHNPPPATKGKFIKIKYCMQLPTHTPQFAFFANLPQYIRDPYKRYIENQLREHYNFNGVPISIYFRQK, translated from the coding sequence ATGAGTATTATTGCGATTGTAGGAAGACCAAATGTAGGTAAATCCACTTTATTTAACCGATTAGTAAAACGTCGTGAAGCTATTGTTGATTCTGTTAGTGGAGTTACAAGAGATCGTCACTACGGAAAATCTGAATGGAACGGAAAAGAATTTTCTGTAATTGATACTGGTGGTTATATTGTTGGATCTGATGATATTTTTGAAGGAGAAATACGTAAACAAGTTCAGTTAGCTATTGATGAAGCTGATATTATTGTTTTTGTAGTTGATGTTGAACAAGGTATTACCCCTATGGATGCTGAGGTTGCCAAAATTTTACGTCAGGTTGAAAAACCATTATTTATGGCTGTAAACAAAGTTGACAATGCAATGCGTGATGCTGATGCTGTTGAGTTTTACAACCTTGGGTTAGGAGACTACTACACTATTTCTTCCATTAATGGAAGCGGAACAGGAGAGTTATTGGACGCTATTGCGGAAGAAATTCCTGAGCCTGAAGAAGACGAAGAAAAACAAGATGAGTTACCTCGTTTTGCTGTAGTTGGACGTCCAAATGCTGGTAAATCATCATTTATTAACGCTTTAATTGGTGAAGATAGAAATATTGTAACCAATATTGCAGGTACTACACGAGATTCTATCGATACAAAATATAATCGTTTTGGTTTTGAATTCAACCTAGTTGATACCGCTGGAATTAGAAAAAAATCAAAAGTAAAAGAAGATTTAGAGTTCTATTCAGTAATGCGTGCTGTACGTGCTGTTGAACATTGTGATGTTGCCGTATTAGTTATTGATGCAACTCGTGGATTTGAAGGACAAGATGAAAAGATATTTTGGCTAGCCGAGAAAAACAGAAAAGGAATTGTTATTTTAGTAAATAAATGGGATTTAGTTGAAAAAGAAACCAATACTATGCGTGATTTTGAAGCTAAAATTCGTCAAGCAATTGCTCCTTTTACCGATGTTCCTATCGTATTTATTTCAGCATTAACAAAACAACGTATTTTTAAAGCTATTGAAACTGCTGTTGAAGTTTTTGAAAATAGAAAACGTCGTATTCAAACAAGTAAGTTAAACGAAACGATGTTAGAAATTATGGAGCATAATCCGCCTCCAGCAACAAAAGGTAAATTCATAAAAATAAAGTACTGTATGCAATTACCGACGCATACACCACAGTTTGCTTTCTTTGCTAATTTACCTCAGTATATTAGAGACCCTTACAAGCGTTATATTGAAAATCAGTTACGCGAACATTATAACTTTAATGGAGTACCTATTAGTATTTATTTCAGACAGAAATAA
- a CDS encoding GTP-binding protein has translation MDDKLYNQIFLKPRFQLEYEINSQVLLEEIKKHLNDISKYKMKVVDNHVVIDVPENESHLWSPQLHIEIEEVSETSSNIKGLFGPKPQVWTFFMFLHFLVGTAFVIFAIIAYSNWSLKKITMLPIVMLVVLPIVWVALYLVGSLGKSTGKKQMDELKEYTKQLLRRIKG, from the coding sequence ATGGATGATAAATTATACAACCAGATTTTTTTAAAACCTCGTTTTCAATTAGAGTATGAAATAAATTCTCAGGTTTTGTTAGAAGAAATAAAGAAGCATTTAAACGATATTTCTAAGTATAAAATGAAGGTTGTAGACAATCATGTGGTAATTGATGTACCAGAAAATGAATCTCATTTGTGGTCACCGCAATTGCATATTGAAATAGAAGAGGTTTCAGAAACTTCATCAAATATAAAAGGATTGTTTGGTCCCAAACCTCAAGTGTGGACTTTTTTCATGTTTTTACACTTTTTGGTGGGAACAGCTTTTGTGATTTTTGCGATTATAGCTTACAGCAATTGGTCGTTAAAAAAAATAACAATGCTGCCTATAGTAATGCTGGTTGTTTTACCTATTGTATGGGTTGCTTTATACTTGGTAGGAAGCCTAGGAAAATCAACAGGGAAAAAACAAATGGATGAATTAAAAGAATACACTAAACAGTTGTTACGAAGAATAAAAGGTTAG
- a CDS encoding tyrosine-type recombinase/integrase: MSLTLLLLRAVNTTVNTFEMKLNFTEPKIYTGGVLISEWSKLTKSEQKTALSRDWFIYYSYRNPETLKLKRQPYIKAGVNKLKTKRERIAFLKTMKEALLKLLQAGFNPYQDNSELEAQLFSDANENTISDVTIVDAKIAQEKTQKAQINSETIAEFEEISIVKAFELGLRLKEKLMNKNSYTKYKSRIHRFSKWLNTKGYEKQSINSLNKKLIIEYLNEVLQNSSARNRNNTRTDISSLFQILEDNELITENYVKKINVLKSIPKRNKTYTPQLQKDIYEYLEDNDKHLLLFIQFISYNFLRPIEVCRLKVEDIDVKDKKLYVKAKNSPVKIKIIPDILLKQLPDLTQKSAKSFLFTQNAMGGAWDIEESNKRDYFTKRFKKIKDYFKLGNEYGLYSFRHTFITKLYRELRKTNSPFETKSKLMLITGHTTITALDKYLRDIDAELPQDYSSLIK, encoded by the coding sequence ATGTCTTTAACTTTGTTACTTTTACGTGCCGTAAACACTACCGTAAACACTTTTGAGATGAAATTGAACTTTACAGAACCTAAAATTTACACTGGTGGCGTGCTGATTTCAGAGTGGTCGAAATTGACGAAATCTGAACAAAAAACAGCATTAAGTAGAGATTGGTTTATATATTATTCTTACAGAAATCCCGAAACTTTAAAATTAAAACGTCAACCTTACATCAAAGCAGGCGTAAACAAATTAAAGACAAAAAGGGAACGTATAGCTTTTTTAAAAACAATGAAAGAAGCCTTGTTGAAATTACTTCAAGCAGGCTTTAATCCTTATCAAGATAATTCGGAATTAGAAGCCCAATTGTTTAGTGATGCTAACGAGAATACTATTTCTGATGTTACTATTGTCGACGCAAAAATAGCGCAAGAAAAAACGCAAAAAGCGCAAATTAATTCAGAAACAATAGCAGAGTTTGAAGAAATCTCTATTGTTAAAGCTTTTGAACTCGGGTTACGTTTAAAAGAAAAATTGATGAACAAAAATTCTTATACGAAATATAAGAGTCGAATTCATCGTTTTTCAAAATGGTTAAATACAAAAGGGTATGAAAAACAGTCTATCAACTCTTTAAATAAAAAACTGATTATTGAATATCTAAATGAAGTTTTGCAAAACTCAAGTGCAAGAAATAGAAATAACACAAGAACAGACATCAGTTCGTTATTTCAAATTTTAGAAGACAACGAACTCATTACAGAAAATTACGTTAAGAAGATAAATGTTCTTAAATCAATTCCAAAAAGAAACAAAACCTATACACCTCAACTTCAAAAAGATATTTATGAGTATTTAGAAGACAACGATAAACACTTACTATTATTTATTCAATTTATATCGTACAACTTTTTACGTCCAATTGAAGTGTGTAGATTGAAGGTTGAAGATATTGATGTCAAGGACAAAAAGCTATATGTAAAAGCAAAGAACAGTCCTGTAAAAATTAAAATTATCCCTGATATATTACTAAAACAACTTCCAGACCTTACGCAAAAAAGCGCAAAATCATTTTTATTTACACAAAACGCAATGGGAGGAGCGTGGGATATTGAAGAAAGTAACAAACGAGATTACTTTACCAAACGTTTTAAGAAAATCAAAGATTATTTTAAATTAGGAAATGAATATGGTTTGTACAGTTTTCGACATACTTTTATTACTAAATTATATAGAGAACTACGAAAAACAAACTCTCCTTTTGAAACAAAAAGCAAACTGATGCTGATTACAGGACATACTACCATTACAGCCTTAGATAAATATCTAAGAGATATAGATGCAGAATTGCCACAAGATTATTCTTCATTGATAAAATAG
- the era gene encoding GTPase Era, which yields MKNKYFLHKTTYLCTMTHKAGFVNIIGNPNVGKSTLMNALVGEKLSIITSKAQTTRHRILGIVNGDDYQIVFSDTPGIIKPAYELQESMMDFVKSAFEDADVLIYMVEVGETALKNEAFFNKIINSKIPVILLLNKVDKSTQEEVEAKIEYWKKKVPNSFVYVISALENFNVDTVFYKIIELLPDSPPFYPKDQLTDKPERFFVNEKIREKILQHYKKEIPYSVEVETESFVEEDNIIKIRSVIMVERETQKGIIIGHKGSAIKRVGTEARKDLQQFFDKKVFLDLHVKINKNWRSNERQLKRFGYKD from the coding sequence ATAAAAAATAAATACTTCTTACACAAAACAACCTATCTTTGCACTATGACACATAAAGCAGGATTTGTAAATATTATTGGAAACCCAAATGTTGGGAAATCTACCTTGATGAACGCACTAGTTGGTGAAAAACTATCTATCATCACTTCAAAAGCGCAAACTACTAGACATCGTATTTTGGGGATTGTTAATGGAGACGATTATCAAATTGTTTTTTCGGATACTCCAGGAATCATAAAACCAGCTTATGAATTGCAAGAATCTATGATGGATTTTGTAAAATCTGCCTTTGAAGATGCTGATGTTCTTATTTACATGGTAGAAGTTGGTGAAACAGCTCTTAAAAACGAAGCTTTTTTCAACAAAATAATTAATAGCAAAATTCCAGTAATTTTGCTGTTAAACAAAGTTGATAAATCGACTCAAGAAGAGGTTGAAGCTAAAATTGAATACTGGAAAAAGAAGGTTCCAAATTCTTTTGTGTATGTAATTTCTGCTCTTGAAAACTTTAATGTAGATACCGTTTTTTATAAAATTATTGAGCTTTTACCAGATTCTCCTCCTTTTTACCCAAAAGATCAGTTAACCGATAAACCTGAACGCTTTTTTGTGAATGAAAAAATTCGTGAAAAAATTCTTCAACATTATAAAAAGGAAATCCCTTATTCTGTAGAAGTTGAAACTGAAAGCTTTGTTGAAGAAGATAATATTATAAAGATCCGTTCTGTTATTATGGTAGAACGTGAAACACAAAAAGGAATTATCATCGGACACAAAGGAAGTGCAATCAAACGTGTTGGAACTGAAGCCCGCAAAGACCTTCAGCAATTTTTTGACAAGAAGGTGTTTTTAGATTTACATGTAAAAATCAATAAAAATTGGCGATCTAACGAACGTCAATTAAAACGATTTGGATACAAAGACTAA
- a CDS encoding choice-of-anchor L domain-containing protein has protein sequence MNKKYFFKKQIRCLLFFILIFFYKENSFSQATVTSNPTANDIAAQLQTAGIIISNPTITSGISSQLGVFSNGTAGAALELDTGVAFTTSTITNAFSTNNLTANSDNLGISYNDIDVINIDNTANNDVVIFEFDFVAQPNYSGVLVEYQFGSDEYPDYVGSRFNDVFGFFVSDPSGSDPSIPNGVDLNSNGLYDGLEEPSLNLALVPGTTNSVSINNINGGFRGCNQDGTAADLTQTALYINNGHTGDGSTCSTNTGTKPIHVEFNGITQKFSAVINLIVGVTYHMKIAIADVGDATYDSGVFISSVGGLPIITTSNDSGSTTTLGGVAVTNVLLNDTVGGVVNPSVSNVELAQISSTNAGVSLNTATGEVIVAPGTPVGDYTLVYNVCKPSPTNCSSSSVLVSVLPVIDAVTETTTPVNGLPGGTTSTLTANDTLNGSPVTVGTNPGDVTVTPVTVPTGLTLNSDGTVTVAANTPAGSYNVEYTICEVNNPTNCDTITSVVEVSAPVIDAVTETTTPVNGLPGGTTSALTANDTLNGSPVTVGTNPGGVTVTPVTVPTGLTLNSDGTVTVAANTPAGSYNVEYTICEVNNPTNCDTVTSVVEVSAPVIDAVTETTTPVNGLPGGTTSALTANDTLNGSPVTVGTNPGDVTVTPVTVPTGLTLNSDGTVTVAANTPAGSYNVEYTICEVNNPTNCDTVTSVVEVSAPVIDAVTETTTPVNGLPGGTTSALTANDTLNGLPVTVGTNPGDVTVTPVTVPTGLTLNSDGTVTVAANTPAGSYNVEYTICEVNNPTNCDTVTSVVEVSAPVIDAVTETTTPVNGLPGGTTSALTANDTLNGSPVTVGTNPGGVTVTPVTVPTGLTLNSDGTVTVAANTPAGSYNVEYTICEVNNPTNCDTVTSVVEVSAPVIDAVTETTTPVNGLPGGTTSALTANDTLNGSPVTVGTNPGDVTVTPVTVPTGLTLNSDGTVTVAANTPAGSYNVEYTICEVNNPTNCDTVTSVVEVSAPVIDAVTETTTPVNGLPGGTTSALTANDTLNGYQ, from the coding sequence ATGAATAAAAAGTACTTTTTTAAAAAACAAATAAGATGTCTGTTGTTTTTTATTTTAATCTTCTTTTACAAAGAAAATTCTTTTTCTCAAGCGACAGTGACAAGTAATCCTACAGCAAATGATATTGCTGCTCAATTACAAACAGCAGGTATAATAATAAGTAATCCTACTATAACTTCTGGTATTTCAAGTCAGTTAGGTGTTTTTTCAAATGGTACTGCAGGAGCAGCTTTGGAATTAGATACTGGAGTAGCATTTACAACTTCGACTATTACAAATGCTTTTTCTACTAACAATTTGACAGCTAACTCTGATAATTTAGGAATATCTTATAATGATATTGATGTAATTAATATTGATAATACTGCTAATAATGACGTTGTAATATTTGAGTTTGATTTTGTTGCACAACCAAATTATTCTGGAGTGTTGGTTGAATATCAATTTGGCTCAGATGAATATCCTGATTATGTAGGTTCTAGGTTTAATGATGTGTTTGGTTTTTTTGTTTCAGATCCTTCAGGTTCGGATCCATCAATACCTAATGGAGTGGATTTGAATAGTAATGGGCTTTATGATGGTTTAGAGGAACCTTCCCTAAATTTAGCTTTAGTTCCTGGTACTACTAATTCTGTGTCAATAAATAACATCAATGGAGGTTTTAGAGGATGTAACCAAGATGGAACCGCTGCTGATTTAACACAAACAGCATTATATATTAATAATGGGCATACAGGTGATGGAAGTACTTGTAGTACCAATACAGGAACTAAGCCTATTCATGTTGAGTTTAACGGTATAACACAAAAGTTTTCTGCGGTGATTAATTTGATTGTAGGAGTTACTTATCACATGAAAATAGCTATTGCTGACGTTGGAGATGCTACTTATGATTCTGGGGTTTTTATCTCTAGTGTTGGAGGATTACCTATAATAACAACAAGTAACGATTCTGGTTCTACTACTACCTTGGGAGGAGTTGCAGTAACTAATGTTTTGTTAAATGATACAGTTGGAGGGGTGGTAAATCCTTCAGTTAGTAATGTAGAATTAGCTCAGATTAGCTCTACTAACGCAGGTGTTTCTCTTAATACAGCTACTGGGGAGGTAATCGTAGCTCCTGGAACTCCTGTAGGGGATTATACTTTAGTTTATAATGTTTGTAAACCTTCACCTACTAACTGTAGTTCTTCTTCAGTATTGGTTTCAGTTTTACCGGTTATAGATGCGGTAACAGAGACTACTACACCAGTGAATGGATTACCAGGAGGAACAACTTCTACATTAACAGCGAATGATACATTAAATGGGTCACCAGTAACAGTAGGTACAAACCCAGGAGATGTAACAGTAACACCAGTAACAGTTCCAACAGGATTGACATTAAATTCGGATGGAACAGTAACAGTGGCGGCAAATACACCAGCGGGAAGTTATAATGTAGAGTATACAATTTGTGAGGTAAACAATCCTACTAATTGTGATACAATAACTTCTGTAGTAGAGGTAAGTGCACCGGTTATAGATGCGGTAACAGAGACTACTACACCAGTGAATGGATTACCAGGAGGAACAACTTCTGCATTAACAGCGAATGATACATTAAATGGGTCACCAGTAACAGTAGGTACAAACCCAGGAGGTGTAACAGTAACACCAGTAACAGTTCCAACAGGATTGACATTAAATTCGGATGGAACAGTAACAGTGGCGGCAAATACACCAGCGGGAAGTTATAATGTAGAGTATACAATTTGTGAGGTAAACAATCCTACTAATTGTGATACAGTAACTTCTGTAGTAGAGGTAAGTGCACCGGTTATAGATGCGGTAACAGAGACTACTACACCAGTGAATGGATTACCAGGAGGAACAACTTCTGCATTAACAGCGAATGATACATTAAATGGGTCACCAGTAACAGTAGGTACAAACCCAGGAGATGTAACAGTAACACCAGTAACAGTTCCAACAGGATTGACATTAAATTCGGATGGAACAGTAACAGTGGCGGCAAATACACCAGCGGGAAGTTATAATGTAGAGTATACAATTTGTGAGGTAAACAATCCTACTAATTGTGATACAGTAACTTCTGTAGTAGAGGTAAGTGCACCGGTTATAGATGCGGTAACAGAGACTACTACACCAGTGAATGGATTACCAGGAGGAACAACTTCTGCATTAACAGCGAATGATACATTAAATGGGTTACCAGTAACAGTAGGTACAAACCCAGGAGATGTAACAGTAACACCAGTAACAGTTCCAACAGGATTGACATTAAATTCGGATGGAACAGTAACAGTGGCGGCAAATACACCAGCGGGAAGTTATAATGTAGAGTATACAATTTGTGAGGTAAACAATCCTACTAATTGTGATACAGTAACTTCTGTAGTAGAGGTAAGTGCACCGGTTATAGATGCGGTAACAGAGACTACTACACCAGTGAATGGATTACCAGGAGGAACAACTTCTGCATTAACAGCGAATGATACATTAAATGGGTCACCAGTAACAGTAGGTACAAACCCAGGAGGTGTAACAGTAACACCAGTAACAGTTCCAACAGGATTGACATTAAATTCGGATGGAACAGTAACAGTGGCGGCAAATACACCAGCGGGAAGTTATAATGTAGAGTATACAATTTGTGAGGTAAACAATCCTACTAATTGTGATACAGTAACTTCTGTAGTAGAGGTAAGTGCACCGGTTATAGATGCGGTAACAGAGACTACTACACCAGTGAATGGATTACCAGGAGGAACAACTTCTGCATTAACAGCGAATGATACATTAAATGGGTCACCAGTAACAGTAGGTACAAACCCAGGAGATGTAACAGTAACACCAGTAACAGTTCCAACAGGATTGACATTAAATTCGGATGGAACAGTAACAGTGGCGGCAAATACACCAGCGGGAAGTTATAATGTAGAGTATACAATTTGTGAGGTAAACAATCCTACTAATTGTGATACAGTAACTTCTGTAGTAGAGGTAAGTGCACCGGTTATAGATGCGGTAACAGAGACTACTACACCAGTGAATGGATTACCAGGAGGAACAACTTCTGCATTAACAGCGAATGATACATTAAATGGGTACCAGTAA
- a CDS encoding IS1595 family transposase: MELIEAFPTDEKCREYLVNLRWGEKSVCPHCNHSDKIYNLKTSNKYKCSSCKKQFTVTTGTIFHQTHVSLVKWFVAFYLFSSHKKGLSSIQLSKDIGVTQKTAWFMLHRIRYAMKDKSFKLFGQVEVDETYVGGKNKNRHFNKKVRNAQGRSTKDKSAIFGFVERGGRVRTIHIKRLSGKGMRALLRHFVEDTSVIYSDEFRVYRGLKDSFEDHFVVNHSANEYVSDHKHTNTIEGFWSQLKRGIFGVYHNTSKHLLYRYCQEFEFRWNTRQLSETERFSKAISQGLDGRMTYAMAIDRSRRW; the protein is encoded by the coding sequence GTGGAGCTTATAGAAGCGTTCCCTACAGATGAAAAATGCAGGGAATATTTAGTTAACCTAAGGTGGGGTGAAAAATCAGTTTGCCCTCATTGCAACCATTCCGATAAAATTTACAATCTGAAAACAAGTAATAAATACAAGTGTTCTTCTTGCAAAAAACAATTTACTGTAACCACTGGTACTATATTTCATCAAACCCACGTAAGTTTAGTTAAATGGTTTGTAGCTTTTTATTTATTTTCTTCACATAAGAAAGGGTTATCTTCCATCCAGCTTTCTAAAGATATTGGAGTAACGCAGAAGACAGCATGGTTTATGTTGCACAGAATTAGATACGCTATGAAAGACAAAAGTTTTAAGCTTTTCGGACAAGTAGAAGTTGATGAAACATATGTAGGCGGTAAAAACAAGAATAGACACTTCAATAAGAAAGTTAGAAATGCTCAAGGGCGTTCAACGAAAGATAAATCTGCCATTTTTGGATTTGTAGAACGTGGTGGTAGAGTAAGAACTATCCATATTAAAAGGTTATCTGGAAAAGGAATGAGAGCTTTACTTAGACATTTTGTCGAAGATACAAGTGTGATTTATTCAGATGAGTTTAGAGTATATAGAGGTTTAAAAGATTCTTTTGAAGACCATTTTGTAGTAAATCATTCTGCTAATGAATATGTTTCAGACCACAAGCATACTAATACTATTGAGGGTTTTTGGAGCCAATTAAAAAGAGGAATATTTGGAGTGTATCACAATACTAGTAAACATTTACTTTATAGATATTGTCAAGAATTTGAGTTTAGATGGAATACAAGACAATTAAGTGAAACTGAAAGATTCTCAAAAGCCATATCCCAAGGTCTTGATGGTAGAATGACTTATGCAATGGCTATAGACAGAAGCAGGAGATGGTAG